From Diceros bicornis minor isolate mBicDic1 chromosome 16, mDicBic1.mat.cur, whole genome shotgun sequence, one genomic window encodes:
- the MBD1 gene encoding methyl-CpG-binding domain protein 1 isoform X28 produces the protein MAEDWLDCPALGPGWKRREVFRKSGATCGRSDTYYQSPTGDRIRSKVELTRYLGPACDLTLFDFKQGVLCYPTPKAHSLAVPSKKQKKPSRPAKARKRQVGPQRSEVRKEAPGDETKADTDTAPASLPAPECCENCGISFSGDGIRRQRLKTLCKDCRAQRIAFNREQRMFKRVGCGECAACQVTEDCGACSTCLLQLPQDVASGLFCKCERRRCLRIVERSRGCGVCRGCQTREDCGRCRVCLRPPRPGLRRQWKCIQRRCLRHLAHRLRCHHQRCQRRPPLAVAPPAGKHGRRRGGCDSKMAAKRRPQTQPLPPPPPSQPQESPELHPRALVPSPPAEFIYYCVDEDELQPYTNRRQNRKCGACAACLRRMDCGHCDFCCDKPKFGGSNQKRQKCRWRQCLQFAMKRLLPSVRAGSEDGAGLPPPYPRRKRPSSTRRPRLKPPLATPTARPDRAKTPMKQEAGSGFVLPPPGTDLVFLREGASSPVQVPGPAPASREAVLQAVDPGLPSVKQEPPDPEEDKGKESKDDSASDSAPEEEAGGAGTPVITEIFSLGGTRLRDTAVWLPSLQGRQSGREDGHKVWETKDILAPTSTSWNPRGWPGTHVSLSPPPTSMMWVSCRRSWCPSSQS, from the exons ATGGCTGAAGACTGGCTGGACTGCCCAGCCCTGGGCCCCGGCTGGAAGCGCCGTGAGGTCTTTCGCAAGTCAGGTGCCACCTGTGGACGCTCAGACACCTATTACCAGAG ccctacAGGAGACAGGATCCGAAGCAAAGTTGAGCTGACCCGATACCTGGGTCCTGCGTGTGACCTCACCCTCTTCGACTTCAAACAAGGCGTCCTGTGCTATCCAACTCCCAAG GCCCATTCCTTGGCTGTCCCCAGCAAGAAGCAGAAGAAGCCTTCAAGGCCAGCCAAGGCTCGGAAACGTCAGGTTGGACCTCAGAGGAGTGAGGTCAGGAAGGAGGCCCCAGGGGATGAGACCAAGGCTGACACTGACACAGCTCCAGCTTCGCTCCCTGCACCCGA GTGCTGTGAGAACTGTGGAATTAGCTTCTCAGGGGATGGTATCCGAAGGCAGCGGCTCAAGACGTTGTGCAAGGACTGCCGAG cgcAGAGAATTGCCTTCAACCGGGAGCAGAGGATGTTTAAG CGAGTGGGCTGTGGGGAGTGTGCAGCCTGCCAGGTAACCGAGGACTGCGGGGCCTGCTCCACCTGCCTTCTGCAGCTGCCCCAAGACGTGGCCTCGGGGCTGTTCTGCAAGTGTGAGCGGAGACGGTGCCTCCGAATTGTGGAAAGG AGCCGAGGATGTGGAGTGTGCCGGGGCTGTCAAACTCGAGAGGACTGTGGCCGTTGCCGAGTTTGCCTTCGCCCTCCCCGCCCTGGTCTCAGGCGCCAGTGGAAGTGCATCCAGCGGCGCTGCCTACGG CACCTTGCCCATCGCCTCCGTTGCCACCATCAGCGATGTCAACGACGCCCTCCCCTAGCTGTGGCTCCCCCTGCT GGTAAACATGGCCGCCGCAGGGGAGGCTGCGACTCCAAGATGGCTGCCAAGCGGCGTCCCCAAACCCAGCCACTGCCTCCACCTCCCCCATCTCAGCCTCAAGAATCCCCAGAGCTG CACCCCAGAGCCCTGGTCCCCTCGCCACCTGCCGAGTTCATCTATTACTGTGTAGACGAGGACGAGCTA CAGCCTTACACGAATCGCCGGCAAAACCGCAAGTGTGGGGCCTGTGCAGCCTGCCTGCGGCGGATGGACTGTGGCCACTGTGACTTCTGCTGTGACAAGCCCAAATTTGGGGGCAGCAATCAGAAGCGCCAAAAGTGTCGTTGGCGCCAGTGCCTGCAGTTTGCCATG AAGCGGCTGCTGCCAAGTGTCCGGGCAGGGTCTGAGGATGGGGCAGGGTTGCCTCCACCTTACCCTCGTCGAAAGAGGCCTAGCTCTACACGACGGCCCCGTCTGAAGCCCCCCTTGGCCACGCCGACAGCCCGACCAGACCGTGCCAAGACTCCAATGAAGCAGGAAGCAGGCAGTGGCTTTGTACTGCCCCCACCTGGCACCGACCTTGTGTTCTTACGGGAGGGTGCAAGCAGTCCTGTGCAGGTGCCTGGCCCTGCCCCAGCTTCCAGAGAAGCCGTATTGCAG GCAGTAGACCCAGGCCTGCCATCTGTGAAGCAAGAGCCACCCGACCCTGAGGAGGACAAGGGAAAGGAGAGCAAGGATGACTCCGCCTCTGACTCAGccccagaggaggaggcaggaggggctggCACACCCGTG ATCACGGAGATTTTCAGCCTGGGTGGAACCCGCCTTCGGGACACAGCAGTCTGGTTGCCAAG TCTGCAGGGCAGGCAATCGGGAAGGGAAGATGGACATAAAGTGTGGGAGACCAAGGACATATTGGCGCCCACGAGCACGAGCTGGAACCCACGAGGATGGCCTGGAACCCATGTCAGTCTCTCACCACCTCCAACTTCGATGATGTGGGTGTCCTGCAGAAGAAGCTGGTGCCCTTCATCACAGAGTTAA
- the MBD1 gene encoding methyl-CpG-binding domain protein 1 isoform X5: protein MAEDWLDCPALGPGWKRREVFRKSGATCGRSDTYYQSPTGDRIRSKVELTRYLGPACDLTLFDFKQGVLCYPTPKAHSLAVPSKKQKKPSRPAKARKRQVGPQRSEVRKEAPGDETKADTDTAPASLPAPECCENCGISFSGDGIRRQRLKTLCKDCRAQRIAFNREQRMFKRVGCGECAACQVTEDCGACSTCLLQLPQDVASGLFCKCERRRCLRIVERSRGCGVCRGCQTREDCGRCRVCLRPPRPGLRRQWKCIQRRCLRHLAHRLRCHHQRCQRRPPLAVAPPAGKHGRRRGGCDSKMAAKRRPQTQPLPPPPPSQPQESPELHPRALVPSPPAEFIYYCVDEDELQPYTNRRQNRKCGACAACLRRMDCGHCDFCCDKPKFGGSNQKRQKCRWRQCLQFAMKRLLPSVRAGSEDGAGLPPPYPRRKRPSSTRRPRLKPPLATPTARPDRAKTPMKQEAGSGFVLPPPGTDLVFLREGASSPVQVPGPAPASREAVLQVKQEKADAQEDWTPGTAVLTSPVLLPGCPSKAVDPGLPSVKQEPPDPEEDKGKESKDDSASDSAPEEEAGGAGTPVITEIFSLGGTRLRDTAVWLPRCAPHSESLQGRQSGREDGHKVWETKDILAPTSTSWNPRGWPGTHVSLSPPPTSMMWVSCRRSWCPSSQS from the exons ATGGCTGAAGACTGGCTGGACTGCCCAGCCCTGGGCCCCGGCTGGAAGCGCCGTGAGGTCTTTCGCAAGTCAGGTGCCACCTGTGGACGCTCAGACACCTATTACCAGAG ccctacAGGAGACAGGATCCGAAGCAAAGTTGAGCTGACCCGATACCTGGGTCCTGCGTGTGACCTCACCCTCTTCGACTTCAAACAAGGCGTCCTGTGCTATCCAACTCCCAAG GCCCATTCCTTGGCTGTCCCCAGCAAGAAGCAGAAGAAGCCTTCAAGGCCAGCCAAGGCTCGGAAACGTCAGGTTGGACCTCAGAGGAGTGAGGTCAGGAAGGAGGCCCCAGGGGATGAGACCAAGGCTGACACTGACACAGCTCCAGCTTCGCTCCCTGCACCCGA GTGCTGTGAGAACTGTGGAATTAGCTTCTCAGGGGATGGTATCCGAAGGCAGCGGCTCAAGACGTTGTGCAAGGACTGCCGAG cgcAGAGAATTGCCTTCAACCGGGAGCAGAGGATGTTTAAG CGAGTGGGCTGTGGGGAGTGTGCAGCCTGCCAGGTAACCGAGGACTGCGGGGCCTGCTCCACCTGCCTTCTGCAGCTGCCCCAAGACGTGGCCTCGGGGCTGTTCTGCAAGTGTGAGCGGAGACGGTGCCTCCGAATTGTGGAAAGG AGCCGAGGATGTGGAGTGTGCCGGGGCTGTCAAACTCGAGAGGACTGTGGCCGTTGCCGAGTTTGCCTTCGCCCTCCCCGCCCTGGTCTCAGGCGCCAGTGGAAGTGCATCCAGCGGCGCTGCCTACGG CACCTTGCCCATCGCCTCCGTTGCCACCATCAGCGATGTCAACGACGCCCTCCCCTAGCTGTGGCTCCCCCTGCT GGTAAACATGGCCGCCGCAGGGGAGGCTGCGACTCCAAGATGGCTGCCAAGCGGCGTCCCCAAACCCAGCCACTGCCTCCACCTCCCCCATCTCAGCCTCAAGAATCCCCAGAGCTG CACCCCAGAGCCCTGGTCCCCTCGCCACCTGCCGAGTTCATCTATTACTGTGTAGACGAGGACGAGCTA CAGCCTTACACGAATCGCCGGCAAAACCGCAAGTGTGGGGCCTGTGCAGCCTGCCTGCGGCGGATGGACTGTGGCCACTGTGACTTCTGCTGTGACAAGCCCAAATTTGGGGGCAGCAATCAGAAGCGCCAAAAGTGTCGTTGGCGCCAGTGCCTGCAGTTTGCCATG AAGCGGCTGCTGCCAAGTGTCCGGGCAGGGTCTGAGGATGGGGCAGGGTTGCCTCCACCTTACCCTCGTCGAAAGAGGCCTAGCTCTACACGACGGCCCCGTCTGAAGCCCCCCTTGGCCACGCCGACAGCCCGACCAGACCGTGCCAAGACTCCAATGAAGCAGGAAGCAGGCAGTGGCTTTGTACTGCCCCCACCTGGCACCGACCTTGTGTTCTTACGGGAGGGTGCAAGCAGTCCTGTGCAGGTGCCTGGCCCTGCCCCAGCTTCCAGAGAAGCCGTATTGCAG GTGAAGCAAGAGAAGGCGGATGCCCAGGAAGACTGGACACCGGGCACAGCCGTCCTGACTTCTCCTGTATTGCTGCCTGGCTGCCCCAGCAAG GCAGTAGACCCAGGCCTGCCATCTGTGAAGCAAGAGCCACCCGACCCTGAGGAGGACAAGGGAAAGGAGAGCAAGGATGACTCCGCCTCTGACTCAGccccagaggaggaggcaggaggggctggCACACCCGTG ATCACGGAGATTTTCAGCCTGGGTGGAACCCGCCTTCGGGACACAGCAGTCTGGTTGCCAAGGTGTGCCCCGCACAGTGagag TCTGCAGGGCAGGCAATCGGGAAGGGAAGATGGACATAAAGTGTGGGAGACCAAGGACATATTGGCGCCCACGAGCACGAGCTGGAACCCACGAGGATGGCCTGGAACCCATGTCAGTCTCTCACCACCTCCAACTTCGATGATGTGGGTGTCCTGCAGAAGAAGCTGGTGCCCTTCATCACAGAGTTAA
- the MBD1 gene encoding methyl-CpG-binding domain protein 1 isoform X4 — protein sequence MAEDWLDCPALGPGWKRREVFRKSGATCGRSDTYYQSPTGDRIRSKVELTRYLGPACDLTLFDFKQGVLCYPTPKAHSLAVPSKKQKKPSRPAKARKRQVGPQRSEVRKEAPGDETKADTDTAPASLPAPECCENCGISFSGDGIRRQRLKTLCKDCRAQRIAFNREQRMFKRVGCGECAACQVTEDCGACSTCLLQLPQDVASGLFCKCERRRCLRIVERSRGCGVCRGCQTREDCGRCRVCLRPPRPGLRRQWKCIQRRCLRHLAHRLRCHHQRCQRRPPLAVAPPAGKHGRRRGGCDSKMAAKRRPQTQPLPPPPPSQPQESPELHPRALVPSPPAEFIYYCVDEDELQPYTNRRQNRKCGACAACLRRMDCGHCDFCCDKPKFGGSNQKRQKCRWRQCLQFAMKRLLPSVRAGSEDGAGLPPPYPRRKRPSSTRRPRLKPPLATPTARPDRAKTPMKQEAGSGFVLPPPGTDLVFLREGASSPVQVPGPAPASREAVLQEAQCPGLSWVVALPQVKQEKADAQEDWTPGTAVLTSPVLLPGCPSKAVDPGLPSVKQEPPDPEEDKGKESKDDSASDSAPEEEAGGAGTPVITEIFSLGGTRLRDTAVWLPSLQGRQSGREDGHKVWETKDILAPTSTSWNPRGWPGTHVSLSPPPTSMMWVSCRRSWCPSSQS from the exons ATGGCTGAAGACTGGCTGGACTGCCCAGCCCTGGGCCCCGGCTGGAAGCGCCGTGAGGTCTTTCGCAAGTCAGGTGCCACCTGTGGACGCTCAGACACCTATTACCAGAG ccctacAGGAGACAGGATCCGAAGCAAAGTTGAGCTGACCCGATACCTGGGTCCTGCGTGTGACCTCACCCTCTTCGACTTCAAACAAGGCGTCCTGTGCTATCCAACTCCCAAG GCCCATTCCTTGGCTGTCCCCAGCAAGAAGCAGAAGAAGCCTTCAAGGCCAGCCAAGGCTCGGAAACGTCAGGTTGGACCTCAGAGGAGTGAGGTCAGGAAGGAGGCCCCAGGGGATGAGACCAAGGCTGACACTGACACAGCTCCAGCTTCGCTCCCTGCACCCGA GTGCTGTGAGAACTGTGGAATTAGCTTCTCAGGGGATGGTATCCGAAGGCAGCGGCTCAAGACGTTGTGCAAGGACTGCCGAG cgcAGAGAATTGCCTTCAACCGGGAGCAGAGGATGTTTAAG CGAGTGGGCTGTGGGGAGTGTGCAGCCTGCCAGGTAACCGAGGACTGCGGGGCCTGCTCCACCTGCCTTCTGCAGCTGCCCCAAGACGTGGCCTCGGGGCTGTTCTGCAAGTGTGAGCGGAGACGGTGCCTCCGAATTGTGGAAAGG AGCCGAGGATGTGGAGTGTGCCGGGGCTGTCAAACTCGAGAGGACTGTGGCCGTTGCCGAGTTTGCCTTCGCCCTCCCCGCCCTGGTCTCAGGCGCCAGTGGAAGTGCATCCAGCGGCGCTGCCTACGG CACCTTGCCCATCGCCTCCGTTGCCACCATCAGCGATGTCAACGACGCCCTCCCCTAGCTGTGGCTCCCCCTGCT GGTAAACATGGCCGCCGCAGGGGAGGCTGCGACTCCAAGATGGCTGCCAAGCGGCGTCCCCAAACCCAGCCACTGCCTCCACCTCCCCCATCTCAGCCTCAAGAATCCCCAGAGCTG CACCCCAGAGCCCTGGTCCCCTCGCCACCTGCCGAGTTCATCTATTACTGTGTAGACGAGGACGAGCTA CAGCCTTACACGAATCGCCGGCAAAACCGCAAGTGTGGGGCCTGTGCAGCCTGCCTGCGGCGGATGGACTGTGGCCACTGTGACTTCTGCTGTGACAAGCCCAAATTTGGGGGCAGCAATCAGAAGCGCCAAAAGTGTCGTTGGCGCCAGTGCCTGCAGTTTGCCATG AAGCGGCTGCTGCCAAGTGTCCGGGCAGGGTCTGAGGATGGGGCAGGGTTGCCTCCACCTTACCCTCGTCGAAAGAGGCCTAGCTCTACACGACGGCCCCGTCTGAAGCCCCCCTTGGCCACGCCGACAGCCCGACCAGACCGTGCCAAGACTCCAATGAAGCAGGAAGCAGGCAGTGGCTTTGTACTGCCCCCACCTGGCACCGACCTTGTGTTCTTACGGGAGGGTGCAAGCAGTCCTGTGCAGGTGCCTGGCCCTGCCCCAGCTTCCAGAGAAGCCGTATTGCAG GAGGCCCAGTGCCCTGGCCTGAGTTGGGTTGTGGCCTTACCCCAGGTGAAGCAAGAGAAGGCGGATGCCCAGGAAGACTGGACACCGGGCACAGCCGTCCTGACTTCTCCTGTATTGCTGCCTGGCTGCCCCAGCAAG GCAGTAGACCCAGGCCTGCCATCTGTGAAGCAAGAGCCACCCGACCCTGAGGAGGACAAGGGAAAGGAGAGCAAGGATGACTCCGCCTCTGACTCAGccccagaggaggaggcaggaggggctggCACACCCGTG ATCACGGAGATTTTCAGCCTGGGTGGAACCCGCCTTCGGGACACAGCAGTCTGGTTGCCAAG TCTGCAGGGCAGGCAATCGGGAAGGGAAGATGGACATAAAGTGTGGGAGACCAAGGACATATTGGCGCCCACGAGCACGAGCTGGAACCCACGAGGATGGCCTGGAACCCATGTCAGTCTCTCACCACCTCCAACTTCGATGATGTGGGTGTCCTGCAGAAGAAGCTGGTGCCCTTCATCACAGAGTTAA
- the MBD1 gene encoding methyl-CpG-binding domain protein 1 isoform X15 gives MAEDWLDCPALGPGWKRREVFRKSGATCGRSDTYYQSPTGDRIRSKVELTRYLGPACDLTLFDFKQGVLCYPTPKAHSLAVPSKKQKKPSRPAKARKRQVGPQRSEVRKEAPGDETKADTDTAPASLPAPECCENCGISFSGDGIRRQRLKTLCKDCRAQRIAFNREQRMFKRVGCGECAACQVTEDCGACSTCLLQLPQDVASGLFCKCERRRCLRIVERSRGCGVCRGCQTREDCGRCRVCLRPPRPGLRRQWKCIQRRCLRGKHGRRRGGCDSKMAAKRRPQTQPLPPPPPSQPQESPELHPRALVPSPPAEFIYYCVDEDELQPYTNRRQNRKCGACAACLRRMDCGHCDFCCDKPKFGGSNQKRQKCRWRQCLQFAMKRLLPSVRAGSEDGAGLPPPYPRRKRPSSTRRPRLKPPLATPTARPDRAKTPMKQEAGSGFVLPPPGTDLVFLREGASSPVQVPGPAPASREAVLQEAQCPGLSWVVALPQVKQEKADAQEDWTPGTAVLTSPVLLPGCPSKAVDPGLPSVKQEPPDPEEDKGKESKDDSASDSAPEEEAGGAGTPVITEIFSLGGTRLRDTAVWLPSLQGRQSGREDGHKVWETKDILAPTSTSWNPRGWPGTHVSLSPPPTSMMWVSCRRSWCPSSQS, from the exons ATGGCTGAAGACTGGCTGGACTGCCCAGCCCTGGGCCCCGGCTGGAAGCGCCGTGAGGTCTTTCGCAAGTCAGGTGCCACCTGTGGACGCTCAGACACCTATTACCAGAG ccctacAGGAGACAGGATCCGAAGCAAAGTTGAGCTGACCCGATACCTGGGTCCTGCGTGTGACCTCACCCTCTTCGACTTCAAACAAGGCGTCCTGTGCTATCCAACTCCCAAG GCCCATTCCTTGGCTGTCCCCAGCAAGAAGCAGAAGAAGCCTTCAAGGCCAGCCAAGGCTCGGAAACGTCAGGTTGGACCTCAGAGGAGTGAGGTCAGGAAGGAGGCCCCAGGGGATGAGACCAAGGCTGACACTGACACAGCTCCAGCTTCGCTCCCTGCACCCGA GTGCTGTGAGAACTGTGGAATTAGCTTCTCAGGGGATGGTATCCGAAGGCAGCGGCTCAAGACGTTGTGCAAGGACTGCCGAG cgcAGAGAATTGCCTTCAACCGGGAGCAGAGGATGTTTAAG CGAGTGGGCTGTGGGGAGTGTGCAGCCTGCCAGGTAACCGAGGACTGCGGGGCCTGCTCCACCTGCCTTCTGCAGCTGCCCCAAGACGTGGCCTCGGGGCTGTTCTGCAAGTGTGAGCGGAGACGGTGCCTCCGAATTGTGGAAAGG AGCCGAGGATGTGGAGTGTGCCGGGGCTGTCAAACTCGAGAGGACTGTGGCCGTTGCCGAGTTTGCCTTCGCCCTCCCCGCCCTGGTCTCAGGCGCCAGTGGAAGTGCATCCAGCGGCGCTGCCTACGG GGTAAACATGGCCGCCGCAGGGGAGGCTGCGACTCCAAGATGGCTGCCAAGCGGCGTCCCCAAACCCAGCCACTGCCTCCACCTCCCCCATCTCAGCCTCAAGAATCCCCAGAGCTG CACCCCAGAGCCCTGGTCCCCTCGCCACCTGCCGAGTTCATCTATTACTGTGTAGACGAGGACGAGCTA CAGCCTTACACGAATCGCCGGCAAAACCGCAAGTGTGGGGCCTGTGCAGCCTGCCTGCGGCGGATGGACTGTGGCCACTGTGACTTCTGCTGTGACAAGCCCAAATTTGGGGGCAGCAATCAGAAGCGCCAAAAGTGTCGTTGGCGCCAGTGCCTGCAGTTTGCCATG AAGCGGCTGCTGCCAAGTGTCCGGGCAGGGTCTGAGGATGGGGCAGGGTTGCCTCCACCTTACCCTCGTCGAAAGAGGCCTAGCTCTACACGACGGCCCCGTCTGAAGCCCCCCTTGGCCACGCCGACAGCCCGACCAGACCGTGCCAAGACTCCAATGAAGCAGGAAGCAGGCAGTGGCTTTGTACTGCCCCCACCTGGCACCGACCTTGTGTTCTTACGGGAGGGTGCAAGCAGTCCTGTGCAGGTGCCTGGCCCTGCCCCAGCTTCCAGAGAAGCCGTATTGCAG GAGGCCCAGTGCCCTGGCCTGAGTTGGGTTGTGGCCTTACCCCAGGTGAAGCAAGAGAAGGCGGATGCCCAGGAAGACTGGACACCGGGCACAGCCGTCCTGACTTCTCCTGTATTGCTGCCTGGCTGCCCCAGCAAG GCAGTAGACCCAGGCCTGCCATCTGTGAAGCAAGAGCCACCCGACCCTGAGGAGGACAAGGGAAAGGAGAGCAAGGATGACTCCGCCTCTGACTCAGccccagaggaggaggcaggaggggctggCACACCCGTG ATCACGGAGATTTTCAGCCTGGGTGGAACCCGCCTTCGGGACACAGCAGTCTGGTTGCCAAG TCTGCAGGGCAGGCAATCGGGAAGGGAAGATGGACATAAAGTGTGGGAGACCAAGGACATATTGGCGCCCACGAGCACGAGCTGGAACCCACGAGGATGGCCTGGAACCCATGTCAGTCTCTCACCACCTCCAACTTCGATGATGTGGGTGTCCTGCAGAAGAAGCTGGTGCCCTTCATCACAGAGTTAA
- the MBD1 gene encoding methyl-CpG-binding domain protein 1 isoform X7, whose amino-acid sequence MAEDWLDCPALGPGWKRREVFRKSGATCGRSDTYYQSPTGDRIRSKVELTRYLGPACDLTLFDFKQGVLCYPTPKAHSLAVPSKKQKKPSRPAKARKRQVGPQRSEVRKEAPGDETKADTDTAPASLPAPECCENCGISFSGDGIRRQRLKTLCKDCRAQRIAFNREQRMFKRVGCGECAACQVTEDCGACSTCLLQLPQDVASGLFCKCERRRCLRIVERSRGCGVCRGCQTREDCGRCRVCLRPPRPGLRRQWKCIQRRCLRHLAHRLRCHHQRCQRRPPLAVAPPAGKHGRRRGGCDSKMAAKRRPQTQPLPPPPPSQPQESPELHPRALVPSPPAEFIYYCVDEDELQPYTNRRQNRKCGACAACLRRMDCGHCDFCCDKPKFGGSNQKRQKCRWRQCLQFAMKRLLPSVRAGSEDGAGLPPPYPRRKRPSSTRRPRLKPPLATPTARPDRAKTPMKQEAGSGFVLPPPGTDLVFLREGASSPVQVPGPAPASREAVLQVKQEKADAQEDWTPGTAVLTSPVLLPGCPSKAVDPGLPSVKQEPPDPEEDKGKESKDDSASDSAPEEEAGGAGTPVITEIFSLGGTRLRDTAVWLPSLQGRQSGREDGHKVWETKDILAPTSTSWNPRGWPGTHVSLSPPPTSMMWVSCRRSWCPSSQS is encoded by the exons ATGGCTGAAGACTGGCTGGACTGCCCAGCCCTGGGCCCCGGCTGGAAGCGCCGTGAGGTCTTTCGCAAGTCAGGTGCCACCTGTGGACGCTCAGACACCTATTACCAGAG ccctacAGGAGACAGGATCCGAAGCAAAGTTGAGCTGACCCGATACCTGGGTCCTGCGTGTGACCTCACCCTCTTCGACTTCAAACAAGGCGTCCTGTGCTATCCAACTCCCAAG GCCCATTCCTTGGCTGTCCCCAGCAAGAAGCAGAAGAAGCCTTCAAGGCCAGCCAAGGCTCGGAAACGTCAGGTTGGACCTCAGAGGAGTGAGGTCAGGAAGGAGGCCCCAGGGGATGAGACCAAGGCTGACACTGACACAGCTCCAGCTTCGCTCCCTGCACCCGA GTGCTGTGAGAACTGTGGAATTAGCTTCTCAGGGGATGGTATCCGAAGGCAGCGGCTCAAGACGTTGTGCAAGGACTGCCGAG cgcAGAGAATTGCCTTCAACCGGGAGCAGAGGATGTTTAAG CGAGTGGGCTGTGGGGAGTGTGCAGCCTGCCAGGTAACCGAGGACTGCGGGGCCTGCTCCACCTGCCTTCTGCAGCTGCCCCAAGACGTGGCCTCGGGGCTGTTCTGCAAGTGTGAGCGGAGACGGTGCCTCCGAATTGTGGAAAGG AGCCGAGGATGTGGAGTGTGCCGGGGCTGTCAAACTCGAGAGGACTGTGGCCGTTGCCGAGTTTGCCTTCGCCCTCCCCGCCCTGGTCTCAGGCGCCAGTGGAAGTGCATCCAGCGGCGCTGCCTACGG CACCTTGCCCATCGCCTCCGTTGCCACCATCAGCGATGTCAACGACGCCCTCCCCTAGCTGTGGCTCCCCCTGCT GGTAAACATGGCCGCCGCAGGGGAGGCTGCGACTCCAAGATGGCTGCCAAGCGGCGTCCCCAAACCCAGCCACTGCCTCCACCTCCCCCATCTCAGCCTCAAGAATCCCCAGAGCTG CACCCCAGAGCCCTGGTCCCCTCGCCACCTGCCGAGTTCATCTATTACTGTGTAGACGAGGACGAGCTA CAGCCTTACACGAATCGCCGGCAAAACCGCAAGTGTGGGGCCTGTGCAGCCTGCCTGCGGCGGATGGACTGTGGCCACTGTGACTTCTGCTGTGACAAGCCCAAATTTGGGGGCAGCAATCAGAAGCGCCAAAAGTGTCGTTGGCGCCAGTGCCTGCAGTTTGCCATG AAGCGGCTGCTGCCAAGTGTCCGGGCAGGGTCTGAGGATGGGGCAGGGTTGCCTCCACCTTACCCTCGTCGAAAGAGGCCTAGCTCTACACGACGGCCCCGTCTGAAGCCCCCCTTGGCCACGCCGACAGCCCGACCAGACCGTGCCAAGACTCCAATGAAGCAGGAAGCAGGCAGTGGCTTTGTACTGCCCCCACCTGGCACCGACCTTGTGTTCTTACGGGAGGGTGCAAGCAGTCCTGTGCAGGTGCCTGGCCCTGCCCCAGCTTCCAGAGAAGCCGTATTGCAG GTGAAGCAAGAGAAGGCGGATGCCCAGGAAGACTGGACACCGGGCACAGCCGTCCTGACTTCTCCTGTATTGCTGCCTGGCTGCCCCAGCAAG GCAGTAGACCCAGGCCTGCCATCTGTGAAGCAAGAGCCACCCGACCCTGAGGAGGACAAGGGAAAGGAGAGCAAGGATGACTCCGCCTCTGACTCAGccccagaggaggaggcaggaggggctggCACACCCGTG ATCACGGAGATTTTCAGCCTGGGTGGAACCCGCCTTCGGGACACAGCAGTCTGGTTGCCAAG TCTGCAGGGCAGGCAATCGGGAAGGGAAGATGGACATAAAGTGTGGGAGACCAAGGACATATTGGCGCCCACGAGCACGAGCTGGAACCCACGAGGATGGCCTGGAACCCATGTCAGTCTCTCACCACCTCCAACTTCGATGATGTGGGTGTCCTGCAGAAGAAGCTGGTGCCCTTCATCACAGAGTTAA